Proteins encoded within one genomic window of Syntrophobacterales bacterium:
- the rpsG gene encoding 30S ribosomal protein S7: MPRRREVAKREILPDPKYNNQLVAKFVNNLLKCGKKSTAESILYGAFDIIEAKMKDAAPVDIFEKAVSNVKPIIEVKSRRVGGSTYQVPTEVNPSRRLALGIRWLISNARERSEKTMREKLAGELIDAANNRGGAIKKREAVHKMAEANKAFAHYRF, encoded by the coding sequence ATGCCGAGGAGAAGAGAAGTTGCGAAAAGGGAGATACTCCCGGATCCAAAATACAATAACCAGCTTGTCGCCAAATTTGTAAATAATTTGCTCAAGTGTGGCAAAAAAAGCACGGCCGAGTCCATTTTGTACGGGGCTTTCGATATCATAGAAGCAAAAATGAAGGATGCCGCGCCGGTAGATATTTTCGAAAAGGCGGTCAGCAATGTTAAGCCGATAATCGAGGTCAAATCCAGGCGCGTCGGCGGTTCAACCTATCAGGTGCCGACAGAGGTCAACCCTTCGCGCCGGTTAGCCTTGGGGATACGGTGGCTCATCTCCAACGCCAGGGAACGCTCGGAGAAGACAATGAGGGAAAAACTGGCAGGAGAGTTGATTGATGCCGCGAATAATCGCGGGGGCGCCATTAAAAAGCGAGAGGCCGTTCACAAGATGGCCGAGGCCAACAAGGCCTTTGCCCATTACAGATTTTAA
- the rpsL gene encoding 30S ribosomal protein S12: MPTINQLVRKGRSKISSKATTPALVGSPQRRGVCVRVYTSTPKKPNSALRKVARVRLTSGYEVTSYIPGVGHNLQEHSVVLVRGGRVKDLPGVRYHIIRGTLDAVGVQDRKQGRSKYGAKRPS, encoded by the coding sequence ATGCCGACGATAAATCAATTAGTTCGAAAAGGGCGGTCCAAAATAAGCAGTAAAGCGACAACGCCCGCATTGGTTGGGTCTCCGCAGCGCCGAGGGGTCTGTGTCAGGGTTTACACCTCTACGCCGAAGAAGCCGAACTCGGCTTTAAGAAAGGTTGCCAGGGTTCGCCTGACGAGCGGGTACGAGGTTACTTCCTATATCCCGGGGGTGGGACATAACCTTCAGGAGCATTCAGTTGTCCTGGTAAGAGGCGGACGTGTGAAGGATCTGCCGGGGGTGCGTTACCACATTATCAGAGGGACGCTGGATGCGGTCGGGGTTCAGGACAGGAAACAGGGAAGATCTAAATACGGCGCCAAAAGGCCAAGTTAA
- the tuf gene encoding elongation factor Tu codes for MAKKKFERTKPHLNIGTIGHVDHGKTTLTAAITKHLASKGYAEYRPFDSIDNAPEEKERGVTINISHVEYQTDKRHYAHVDCPGHADYIKNMISGAAHMDGTILVVAASDGPMPQTREHILLARQVQVPSIVVYMNKCDLVDDPELLDLVELELRELLTAYDFPGDDVPIIRGSALKALEADDPKSEDAKSIWELMEAVDNYIPEPVRDLDKPFLMPVGDVFTISGRGTVVTGRVDRGIVRTGDEVEIIGIRPTFKTVCTGVEMFRKTLDEGRAGDDVGILLRGTKREEVERGQVVAKPGSITPHTKFKAQVYVLTKEEGGRHTPFFTGYRPQFYFRTTDVTGVATLPEGIEMVMPGDNVEMNVELITPIAMEEQLRFAIREGGRTVGAGVVSKIME; via the coding sequence ATGGCTAAAAAGAAATTTGAGAGGACAAAGCCGCATTTGAATATCGGCACGATTGGCCATGTCGATCATGGCAAGACGACCTTAACGGCCGCGATCACAAAACACTTGGCCTCCAAGGGGTATGCGGAGTATCGGCCGTTTGATTCGATTGACAACGCGCCGGAGGAAAAAGAACGCGGGGTGACGATCAATATCTCCCATGTGGAATACCAGACAGATAAACGGCACTATGCGCACGTTGACTGCCCGGGTCACGCCGACTATATCAAGAACATGATTTCCGGCGCCGCCCATATGGATGGCACGATTCTCGTTGTTGCCGCGTCCGACGGGCCGATGCCGCAGACCAGAGAGCACATTCTTCTTGCCCGCCAGGTTCAGGTGCCTTCGATAGTCGTTTATATGAACAAATGCGATCTCGTTGACGATCCCGAGCTGCTTGATCTGGTCGAGCTGGAACTGAGAGAGCTCCTTACCGCCTATGATTTCCCCGGCGACGATGTTCCGATCATCCGCGGCTCTGCGTTAAAGGCCCTTGAGGCCGACGATCCGAAGTCGGAGGATGCAAAGTCCATTTGGGAACTCATGGAAGCCGTTGACAATTACATTCCCGAGCCGGTTCGCGATCTGGACAAGCCTTTTCTGATGCCGGTCGGCGATGTCTTCACCATTTCCGGACGCGGCACAGTTGTTACCGGCCGTGTTGACCGTGGAATAGTCCGTACCGGCGACGAAGTGGAAATAATCGGCATCCGGCCCACCTTCAAGACGGTATGTACCGGCGTTGAGATGTTCCGCAAGACGCTTGATGAAGGGCGGGCGGGCGACGACGTCGGCATCCTGCTCCGGGGGACGAAGCGCGAGGAGGTTGAGCGAGGGCAGGTTGTCGCCAAGCCGGGTTCGATCACCCCTCACACGAAGTTCAAGGCCCAGGTCTATGTTTTGACGAAGGAAGAAGGCGGCAGGCACACGCCGTTCTTTACCGGATACCGACCGCAGTTTTATTTCCGTACAACCGATGTGACTGGCGTTGCCACGTTGCCCGAGGGGATCGAAATGGTGATGCCCGGCGATAATGTCGAGATGAA